Proteins from one Planctomyces sp. SH-PL62 genomic window:
- a CDS encoding ribonucleotide-diphosphate reductase subunit beta: MLLDPGMDLTLRPMRYPIFFEMYKAAIKNTWTVEEVDFSTDLADLDRRVTPAEKHLIQRLVAFFATGDSIVGNNLVLNLYQHVNSPEARMYLSRQLYEESLHVHFYLTLLDNYLPDMAEREQAFAAIDNIPSIKRKADFCFRWIDSIEQLDRLETREHRRRFLLNLICFAACIEGLFFFAAFAYVYFLRSKGLLHGLATGTNWVFRDESAHIAFAFNVISTARREEPDLFDAALEGEVVAMLREAVDCETEFARDVLSHGVVGLSLQDLRKYLEYVADRRLESLGIAPAYGSKNPLAFMELQDVQELANFFERRVSAYQVGVTGDVVFGEEF, encoded by the coding sequence ATGCTGCTCGATCCCGGCATGGACCTGACCCTGCGTCCGATGCGATACCCGATCTTCTTCGAGATGTACAAGGCGGCGATCAAGAACACCTGGACGGTCGAGGAGGTCGACTTCTCGACAGACCTGGCCGACCTCGACCGCCGCGTCACGCCCGCGGAGAAGCACCTGATTCAGCGCCTGGTGGCGTTCTTCGCCACGGGCGACTCGATCGTCGGCAACAACCTGGTGCTGAACCTCTACCAGCACGTCAACTCCCCCGAGGCGCGGATGTACCTCTCGCGCCAGCTCTACGAGGAGTCGCTGCACGTCCATTTCTATCTGACCCTGCTCGACAACTACCTCCCCGACATGGCCGAGCGCGAGCAGGCGTTCGCGGCGATCGACAACATCCCGTCGATCAAGCGGAAGGCCGACTTCTGCTTCCGCTGGATCGACTCCATCGAGCAACTCGACCGGCTTGAGACCCGCGAGCATCGCCGGCGGTTCCTGCTGAACCTGATCTGCTTCGCCGCGTGCATCGAAGGTCTGTTCTTCTTCGCGGCCTTCGCCTACGTCTACTTCCTGCGATCCAAGGGCCTCCTCCACGGCCTGGCGACGGGGACGAACTGGGTCTTCCGCGACGAGAGCGCGCACATCGCCTTCGCGTTCAACGTCATCTCGACGGCGCGTCGCGAGGAGCCGGACCTGTTCGACGCGGCGCTGGAGGGCGAGGTCGTGGCGATGCTCCGCGAGGCCGTCGACTGCGAGACGGAGTTCGCCCGCGACGTCCTCTCCCACGGCGTGGTCGGCCTGAGCCTCCAGGATCTGCGAAAATACCTGGAGTACGTCGCCGACCGCCGGCTCGAATCCCTCGGCATCGCGCCGGCCTACGGGTCGAAGAACCCGCTGGCGTTCATGGAGCTCCAGGACGTCCAGGAGCTGGCGAACTTCTTCGAGCGCCGCGTCTCCGCGTATCAGGTCGGCGTGACCGGCGACGTGGTCTTCGGCGAGGAATTCTGA
- a CDS encoding DUF1559 domain-containing protein yields MRPARSGFTLIELLVVIAIIAVLIALLLPAVQSAREAARRIQCTNNLKQIGLAMHNYMTSWPETLPNAGSRLGTSYPNDHSPLARLLPYTEQTNLIDFNLQMGHPAVVDLPVEIRTVASTVISMFLCPSDAAVSPTVELTYASTPVKYAGSNYAMNQSDGTNLGTGIAAQVHPMNPGNGLSWVGSGTKLSQVTDGSSNTLAFTESTRGDGSRLTSSAPIDNVLKYRAMGGTDFYAMADTGSGHTSWDGRRLCSWLRGSIPEGPVMNGYLTPNSKKADSVSSSSKLTAARSNHPGGVNALFCDGSVHFLRDSIDLAVYRGLWTRAGGEILSASDY; encoded by the coding sequence ATGCGACCTGCCCGTTCCGGCTTCACCCTGATCGAACTGCTGGTGGTCATCGCGATCATCGCCGTGCTGATCGCCCTGCTGCTCCCGGCCGTCCAGTCGGCCCGCGAGGCGGCCCGCCGCATCCAGTGCACGAACAATCTGAAGCAAATCGGCCTGGCGATGCACAACTACATGACCAGTTGGCCGGAGACGCTGCCGAACGCGGGGAGTCGTCTCGGGACGAGCTATCCCAACGACCACTCGCCGCTGGCGCGCCTGCTTCCCTACACCGAGCAGACGAACCTGATCGACTTCAACCTCCAGATGGGGCATCCCGCCGTGGTCGACCTGCCGGTGGAGATCCGGACCGTCGCCTCCACGGTGATCTCCATGTTCCTGTGCCCCAGCGACGCCGCCGTCTCGCCGACCGTGGAGCTGACCTACGCCTCGACGCCCGTGAAGTACGCCGGCTCCAATTACGCGATGAACCAGAGCGACGGCACCAACCTCGGGACCGGGATCGCGGCCCAGGTCCATCCCATGAATCCCGGCAACGGCCTGTCCTGGGTGGGCTCCGGTACGAAGCTCAGCCAGGTCACCGACGGCTCCTCGAACACCCTGGCGTTCACCGAGTCGACGCGCGGCGACGGCAGCCGGCTGACCAGCTCGGCTCCGATCGACAACGTCCTCAAGTACCGAGCGATGGGGGGGACGGACTTCTACGCGATGGCGGATACGGGGAGCGGCCACACGTCCTGGGACGGTCGTCGGCTCTGCTCCTGGCTGCGCGGGTCCATCCCCGAAGGCCCCGTCATGAACGGCTACCTGACCCCCAACAGCAAGAAGGCCGACAGCGTGTCGTCGTCGTCCAAGCTGACCGCGGCGCGGAGCAATCATCCGGGGGGCGTCAACGCGCTCTTCTGCGACGGCAGCGTCCACTTCCTCCGCGACTCGATCGACCTGGCCGTCTACCGCGGACTCTGGACGCGAGCGGGCGGGGAAATCCTGTCCGCCTCGGATTATTGA
- a CDS encoding transposase, with protein sequence MACYGLLRGDSGGMLLRFVQGRPVSQVTEDFLAWACDRLAAEGKRALLLVWDNAAWHVSRRVRAWIKAHNRLAKARGGVRIVACHLPVKAPWLNAIEPKWVHGKRAVVEPGRRLTAAEVEERVCGYYGCEHIGRLTQQLQ encoded by the coding sequence TTGGCCTGCTACGGGCTGCTGCGCGGCGACTCCGGCGGGATGCTGCTGCGGTTCGTGCAGGGGCGCCCGGTCAGCCAGGTGACCGAGGACTTCCTCGCCTGGGCGTGCGACCGGCTGGCCGCCGAGGGCAAGCGGGCGTTGCTGCTGGTCTGGGACAACGCCGCCTGGCACGTCAGCCGCCGGGTGCGGGCCTGGATCAAGGCCCACAACCGGCTGGCGAAGGCCCGAGGCGGAGTGCGGATCGTGGCGTGCCACCTGCCGGTGAAGGCGCCGTGGCTCAACGCGATCGAACCGAAGTGGGTCCACGGCAAGAGAGCCGTCGTCGAGCCGGGGAGGAGACTGACGGCGGCCGAGGTCGAGGAGCGGGTCTGCGGCTACTACGGCTGCGAACACATCGGTCGCCTCACACAGCAACTCCAGTGA
- a CDS encoding tetratricopeptide repeat protein: MDGTRKRWFAWAALAAIVATAVALGWIATRPPDPSRLLAEAQADFQAGRLEAAATALDRLAAVRPPTPMDHMARAQVAQARGLADDALAEAAAIFENPALGPLARLLAGRVEVERHRLRAAEAHFLKAAEAMPREAQPYEELAYIDNLQHRWDDFDRVMLALSDRGGLSFQRLLHWGKARHATWNPREDCLILAKCVEADPDDRASRLVLADGLRRMNQIEEAEAVLAPLPDSDAEALALRALLAVEREDDDEAERRLRKGPPDDPHLAQVRGRLALKRGDADGAVRAFRLALEASPHDRAVLHGLGTALRLAGDPDAAAKCFEVADRHDAITPLILRAATAAGAADPTLPAQLGAACAAAGRIPEAIAWSRLALANNPLDREAQQAVYRLERQLDPH, from the coding sequence ATGGACGGGACCCGGAAGCGATGGTTCGCCTGGGCGGCCCTCGCCGCGATCGTCGCGACGGCCGTCGCCCTGGGCTGGATCGCCACCCGGCCGCCCGACCCGTCCCGGCTCCTCGCGGAGGCGCAGGCGGATTTCCAGGCCGGGCGGCTCGAGGCGGCGGCGACCGCGCTCGACCGCCTGGCGGCCGTCCGCCCCCCGACGCCGATGGACCACATGGCGAGGGCCCAGGTCGCCCAGGCGCGGGGCCTCGCCGACGACGCGCTGGCCGAGGCCGCCGCCATCTTCGAGAACCCGGCCCTCGGCCCCCTCGCCCGGCTCCTGGCGGGACGGGTGGAGGTGGAACGCCATCGCCTCCGGGCCGCCGAGGCCCACTTCCTCAAGGCCGCCGAGGCGATGCCGCGCGAGGCCCAGCCTTACGAGGAGTTGGCCTACATCGACAACCTCCAGCATCGCTGGGACGACTTCGACCGGGTGATGCTGGCGCTGTCGGATCGCGGCGGCCTCAGCTTCCAACGCCTGCTCCACTGGGGCAAGGCCCGGCACGCGACCTGGAACCCCCGCGAAGACTGCCTGATCCTGGCGAAGTGCGTCGAGGCCGACCCGGACGACCGCGCGTCCCGCCTGGTCCTCGCCGACGGCCTGCGGCGGATGAACCAGATCGAGGAGGCCGAGGCCGTCCTGGCCCCGCTCCCCGACTCCGACGCCGAGGCCCTGGCCCTCCGCGCCCTGCTCGCCGTCGAGCGCGAGGACGACGACGAGGCCGAGCGACGACTCCGGAAAGGCCCGCCCGACGACCCCCACCTGGCGCAGGTCCGGGGCCGACTCGCCCTCAAGCGGGGCGACGCCGACGGCGCGGTCCGCGCCTTCCGCCTGGCCCTCGAAGCCTCGCCCCACGACCGGGCCGTCCTCCACGGCCTGGGGACCGCGCTCCGCCTGGCCGGCGACCCGGACGCCGCCGCGAAGTGCTTCGAAGTCGCCGACCGCCACGACGCGATCACCCCCCTGATCCTCCGCGCCGCCACCGCCGCAGGGGCCGCCGACCCCACCCTCCCCGCCCAGCTCGGCGCCGCCTGCGCCGCCGCCGGCCGAATCCCGGAGGCCATCGCCTGGTCCCGCCTCGCCCTCGCGAACAACCCCCTGGACCGCGAGGCCCAGCAGGCGGTCTACCGCCTCGAACGCCAGCTCGACCCGCACTGA
- a CDS encoding helix-turn-helix domain-containing protein, whose translation MKPPLFVRPLSPEESRTLRAGLRSPSAFTLRRCQILLAGAEGLKPSAIRARLGCATQTVRDAIRAFAAEGLACLREKSHRPRSARPALDAAAGERLRALLHRSPREFDKPTSLWTLHLAAEAAFAEGLTPRVMSGESIRRALKRLGVGWKRAKTWITSPDPAYLRKKGRATG comes from the coding sequence ATGAAACCACCCCTCTTCGTCCGCCCGCTCTCCCCCGAGGAGTCCCGGACCCTTCGGGCCGGCCTCCGCTCGCCCTCGGCCTTCACCCTGCGGCGCTGCCAGATCCTCCTGGCCGGCGCCGAGGGCCTCAAGCCCTCCGCGATCCGCGCCCGGCTCGGCTGCGCCACCCAGACCGTCCGCGACGCCATCCGCGCCTTCGCCGCCGAGGGGCTCGCCTGCCTCCGCGAGAAGTCCCACCGCCCCCGATCGGCCCGGCCCGCCCTCGACGCCGCGGCCGGCGAGCGGCTCCGCGCCCTGCTGCACCGCAGCCCCCGCGAGTTCGACAAGCCGACCTCGCTCTGGACGCTCCACCTGGCCGCCGAGGCGGCGTTCGCCGAGGGCCTCACCCCGCGCGTGATGAGCGGCGAGTCGATCCGCCGGGCGCTGAAGCGGCTGGGGGTGGGCTGGAAGCGGGCCAAGACCTGGATCACCAGCCCCGACCCGGCGTACCTGAGAAAAAAGGGGCGCGCGACCGGCTGA
- a CDS encoding alpha/beta hydrolase, translated as MTLPGARRFDIRAKSGLEYRIFVAAPPGPAPAPGFPVIYFTDGNENFPVLLAATRKQSREALQAVVVGIGYPGEDPVKHRERRAFDLTPQTSEEWMKSDAREMGTFKTGGEDGFLDFIETELKPVVERRHRIDRSRQTLFGHSFGGLFTLHVLFTRPETFQTYVAASPSLWWNGGSILMEEKSFLEGGPAGKAAARVLLTSGELERKTAPIESKERARLLENRRLAGSAKEMVDRMDAAGVPGLSVEYREFVEENHGSVVLPAASRGARFALDDGRRTTPPSGVRAENP; from the coding sequence GTGACGCTGCCCGGCGCTCGGCGGTTCGACATCCGCGCGAAGTCGGGCCTTGAGTATCGGATCTTCGTCGCCGCCCCTCCGGGTCCCGCCCCCGCGCCGGGTTTTCCGGTCATCTACTTCACGGACGGCAACGAGAATTTTCCCGTCCTGCTGGCCGCGACCCGGAAGCAATCCCGCGAGGCGTTGCAGGCGGTCGTGGTCGGGATCGGCTACCCCGGCGAGGATCCGGTCAAGCATCGAGAGCGCCGGGCGTTCGATCTGACGCCGCAAACCTCGGAAGAGTGGATGAAGTCCGACGCCCGCGAGATGGGGACCTTCAAGACCGGCGGCGAGGACGGGTTCCTGGATTTCATCGAGACGGAGTTGAAGCCGGTCGTCGAGCGGCGGCACAGGATCGATCGATCGCGGCAGACGCTGTTCGGCCACTCGTTCGGCGGGTTGTTCACCCTGCACGTCCTGTTCACCCGCCCCGAAACGTTCCAGACGTATGTGGCGGCGAGCCCGTCGCTCTGGTGGAACGGCGGCTCGATCCTGATGGAGGAGAAGAGCTTCCTCGAAGGGGGCCCGGCCGGGAAGGCGGCGGCGCGCGTGCTGCTCACCTCGGGCGAGTTGGAGCGGAAGACGGCCCCGATCGAATCGAAGGAACGGGCCCGGCTCCTGGAGAATCGCCGCCTGGCCGGGTCCGCGAAGGAGATGGTCGACCGCATGGACGCGGCGGGCGTTCCCGGGCTGTCGGTCGAGTACCGCGAATTCGTTGAGGAGAATCACGGGTCGGTCGTGCTCCCCGCCGCAAGTCGAGGCGCGCGCTTCGCGCTCGACGACGGGCGTCGGACCACTCCCCCGTCGGGCGTCCGCGCCGAAAATCCGTGA
- a CDS encoding ribonucleoside-diphosphate reductase subunit alpha — protein MRVRKRNGGLEPVDVNKIVRAVRRSSGGLAAVDVMRIAVKTIGGLFDGATTRELDQLSIQTAASLIAEEPEYSLLAARLLDCFIAKEVMNQDIQSFSQAIAAGRRLGLVAEATADYVAANARKLNAAATRPRDDFEYFGLRTIYDRYLLRHPSTRDVIETPAYFFLRVACGLSRDVADALDLFELMASHRYMPSSPTLFNSGTPRPQMSSCYLLDSPDDSLEGIYGRYTDVAKLSKYAGGIGLAFHRIRSRGSYIQGTNGHGNGVVPWLKTLDSSVAAVNQGGRRKGACCVYLETWHADVEEFLELKDNAGDEARRTYNLNLANWVPDLFMRRVEEGGAWSLFDPKTVPHLPDLHGEAFEAAYAEAEARGLAVKTVAARDLYARMMKTLAETGNGWMNFKDACNRKSNQTRTPGAVVHSSNLCTEIVEATSDGETAVCNLGSINLARHVGDGGFDFEALAETVRTAVPFLDAVVDVNFYPTPESEASNRRWRPVGLGVMGLQDVFFQLGLPFDAAEARELSARIQEEIYYHALTASCDLAERLGPHLAFAETRAAEGVLQVDLWDREGSDAPRWAELRGRVRRVGLRNSLLVAVAPTATIASIVGAYECIEPQVSNLFKRETLSGEFLQVNRHLVRDLKARGLWTEAVRNRIKLAEGSVQGVEELPADLRRVYRTVWEIPMRSLIDMAADRAPFIDQSQSLNLFVESPSIGKLSSMYMYAWKRGLKTTYYLRSRPATGIAKTTVPQAPPTPRDVACSLENPESCESCQ, from the coding sequence ATGCGCGTCCGCAAGCGGAACGGCGGCCTGGAGCCGGTCGACGTCAACAAGATCGTGCGGGCCGTCCGCCGCTCGTCGGGCGGGCTGGCGGCCGTCGACGTGATGCGGATCGCCGTGAAGACGATCGGCGGACTCTTCGACGGCGCGACGACCCGCGAGCTCGACCAGCTCTCGATCCAGACGGCCGCCTCGCTCATCGCCGAGGAGCCGGAATACTCCCTGCTCGCGGCCCGTCTCCTCGACTGCTTCATCGCCAAGGAGGTGATGAACCAGGACATCCAGTCGTTCTCCCAGGCGATCGCCGCCGGACGCCGCCTGGGCCTGGTCGCGGAGGCCACCGCCGACTACGTCGCCGCGAACGCCCGCAAGCTCAACGCCGCCGCGACCCGGCCCCGCGACGACTTCGAGTACTTCGGGCTCCGCACGATCTACGACCGCTACCTGCTGCGGCATCCCAGCACCCGCGACGTGATCGAGACGCCCGCCTATTTCTTCCTCCGGGTCGCGTGCGGGCTCTCCCGCGACGTCGCCGACGCCCTCGACCTGTTCGAGCTGATGGCGTCGCACCGCTACATGCCCAGCTCGCCGACCCTGTTCAACTCCGGGACGCCCCGGCCGCAGATGTCGTCGTGCTACCTGCTCGACTCGCCCGATGACAGCCTGGAAGGGATCTACGGCCGCTATACGGACGTGGCCAAGCTCTCCAAGTACGCGGGGGGGATCGGCCTGGCCTTCCACCGCATCCGCTCGAGAGGCTCCTACATCCAGGGGACGAATGGCCACGGCAACGGCGTGGTCCCCTGGCTCAAGACGCTCGACTCCTCCGTCGCCGCCGTGAACCAGGGGGGGCGGCGCAAGGGCGCCTGCTGCGTCTACCTGGAGACCTGGCACGCCGACGTCGAGGAGTTCCTGGAGCTCAAGGACAACGCCGGCGACGAGGCCCGGAGGACCTACAACCTGAACCTGGCCAACTGGGTCCCGGACCTGTTCATGCGGCGTGTGGAGGAAGGCGGGGCCTGGTCGCTGTTCGATCCCAAGACGGTCCCCCACCTGCCCGACCTCCACGGCGAGGCGTTCGAGGCGGCCTACGCCGAAGCCGAGGCGCGGGGCCTGGCCGTCAAGACGGTCGCCGCGCGCGACCTCTACGCCCGGATGATGAAGACGCTGGCCGAGACGGGCAACGGCTGGATGAACTTCAAGGACGCCTGCAACCGGAAGTCGAACCAGACGCGCACGCCGGGCGCCGTCGTCCACTCGTCGAACCTCTGCACCGAGATCGTCGAGGCGACCTCGGACGGCGAGACGGCCGTCTGCAACCTCGGCTCGATCAACCTCGCACGGCACGTCGGCGACGGGGGGTTCGACTTCGAAGCCCTGGCCGAAACCGTCCGCACGGCCGTCCCGTTCCTGGACGCGGTGGTCGACGTGAACTTCTACCCGACCCCCGAATCCGAGGCGTCGAACCGGCGATGGCGGCCGGTCGGGCTCGGCGTGATGGGGCTCCAGGACGTCTTCTTCCAGCTCGGCCTGCCGTTCGACGCCGCCGAGGCCCGGGAACTCTCCGCCAGGATCCAGGAAGAGATCTACTACCACGCCCTGACCGCGTCCTGCGACCTGGCCGAGCGCCTGGGGCCGCACCTGGCCTTCGCCGAGACCCGGGCGGCCGAAGGCGTGCTCCAGGTCGACCTGTGGGACCGCGAAGGTTCGGACGCCCCCCGGTGGGCCGAGCTTCGCGGGCGCGTGCGCCGCGTCGGCCTGCGCAACTCGCTCCTGGTGGCGGTGGCCCCCACCGCGACGATCGCCTCGATCGTCGGGGCTTACGAATGCATCGAGCCCCAGGTCTCCAACCTCTTCAAGCGAGAGACGCTCTCCGGGGAGTTCCTCCAGGTCAACCGCCACCTCGTCCGCGACCTGAAGGCGCGCGGCCTCTGGACGGAGGCGGTCCGCAACCGGATCAAGCTCGCCGAGGGCTCGGTGCAGGGCGTCGAGGAACTCCCGGCCGACCTCCGCCGCGTCTACCGCACCGTCTGGGAAATCCCGATGCGGTCGCTGATCGACATGGCCGCCGACCGCGCCCCGTTCATCGACCAGAGCCAGTCGCTCAACCTCTTCGTCGAGAGCCCGTCGATCGGCAAGCTCTCTTCCATGTACATGTACGCCTGGAAGCGCGGGCTGAAGACGACCTATTACCTGAGATCCCGCCCCGCCACGGGGATCGCCAAGACGACCGTCCCGCAGGCGCCGCCGACGCCCCGAGACGTCGCGTGCTCGCTCGAGAATCCCGAGTCGTGCGAGTCGTGCCAGTAA
- a CDS encoding acyl-ACP desaturase codes for MNVIESLQDYVADNLSLLSPIDQAWQPTELLPDLTAEDWSEQVQRLRESSLVLPDELLVVLVGNMVTEEALPNYTVSLEHIVKDPTGTSETPWAQWLRRWTAEENRHGDLLNAYLRLSGRVDMAAIERTIHHLISNGFSPGNEGDPHSGLIYAAFQERATRISHGNIARLSQGRGEENLARICRKIAADETRHEVFYTRVVGELFERDPENTLFAYRNMLRKLISMPGSQMTDGRDPNLFDQFAAAAQRIGVYTSRDYASIIRHLNTAWNLERRSFSGKAARAQDYLCRQPERYEMLADEIGGRIAEQPPTRYSWLGGRVV; via the coding sequence ATGAATGTCATCGAGAGTTTGCAAGATTACGTCGCGGACAACCTCTCCCTCCTCAGCCCGATCGACCAGGCCTGGCAGCCGACCGAACTCCTGCCGGACCTGACCGCCGAGGACTGGTCCGAACAGGTGCAGCGGTTGCGCGAGTCCTCGCTCGTCCTGCCCGACGAGCTCCTGGTCGTGCTCGTCGGAAATATGGTGACCGAGGAGGCCCTGCCGAATTACACCGTCTCGCTCGAGCACATCGTGAAGGACCCGACGGGGACCAGCGAGACCCCCTGGGCCCAATGGCTGCGGAGATGGACCGCCGAGGAGAACCGCCACGGCGACCTGCTCAACGCCTACCTACGGCTTTCCGGCCGCGTCGACATGGCGGCGATCGAGCGGACCATCCACCATCTCATCAGCAACGGCTTCTCTCCGGGGAACGAGGGCGACCCCCACTCCGGGCTGATCTACGCCGCGTTCCAGGAGCGGGCGACCCGGATCAGCCACGGGAACATCGCCAGGCTCTCCCAGGGGCGCGGCGAGGAGAACCTCGCCCGGATCTGCCGCAAGATCGCCGCCGACGAGACCCGCCACGAGGTCTTCTACACCCGGGTCGTCGGCGAACTCTTCGAGCGCGACCCGGAGAACACGCTGTTCGCCTACCGAAACATGCTCAGGAAGCTGATCTCCATGCCCGGCAGCCAGATGACCGACGGACGCGATCCGAACCTGTTCGACCAGTTCGCCGCCGCCGCGCAACGGATCGGCGTCTACACGTCCCGGGATTATGCGTCGATCATCCGACACCTGAACACGGCCTGGAACCTGGAAAGGCGTTCGTTCTCCGGCAAGGCGGCCAGGGCCCAGGACTACCTCTGCCGCCAGCCCGAACGCTATGAGATGCTCGCGGATGAGATCGGCGGGCGGATCGCCGAACAACCTCCCACCCGGTACTCCTGGCTGGGCGGCCGGGTCGTCTGA
- a CDS encoding DUF1559 domain-containing protein — MRRFALRRRIGFTLIELLVVIAIIAVLIALLLPAVQSAREAARRAQCVNNLKQIGLAAHNYLSQQNCFPPLVQNRVGATFDLGMGDHWPLDWTASLLSQIEQAPLYNSLNWSFGAGNGGTAQNTTVLRTMVGSMTCPSENIRVPTNQWGWKSYVANAGGPAPVAVFDGALTPLRSDPGDRPGFSTADGLQNSNCSSFGVEGFMDGTSNTAMFSETMVGTGPVGRAVTIATTRRKSTYLFPSGLNIQPNLGVNGAQQAMQFVTTCRALPGTTAGYGGLAPAQGNFWISGHIGSTFIYDAYNHWLTPNSAGCYNQADGNTEGWGNPNDGMPPSSNHPGGVNVAFADGSVKYIKDTVSVPTWWALGTRAGGEIVSSDAY, encoded by the coding sequence ATGCGACGTTTCGCCTTGCGCCGACGGATCGGCTTCACGCTGATCGAGCTGCTCGTCGTGATCGCCATCATCGCGGTACTGATCGCCTTGCTCTTGCCCGCCGTGCAGTCGGCCCGCGAAGCGGCCCGGCGCGCCCAGTGCGTGAACAACCTGAAGCAGATCGGGTTGGCGGCGCACAATTATCTTTCGCAGCAGAACTGCTTCCCGCCGCTGGTGCAGAACCGCGTCGGAGCGACGTTCGACCTGGGGATGGGCGACCACTGGCCCCTGGACTGGACGGCCTCGCTGCTGTCGCAGATCGAGCAGGCGCCGCTCTACAACTCGCTGAACTGGTCGTTCGGCGCCGGCAACGGGGGCACGGCCCAGAACACCACCGTGCTGCGGACGATGGTCGGGTCGATGACCTGCCCGTCCGAGAACATCCGGGTCCCCACGAACCAGTGGGGCTGGAAGAGCTACGTGGCCAACGCCGGCGGCCCGGCCCCCGTCGCGGTCTTCGACGGCGCGCTGACGCCGCTGCGCAGCGACCCCGGCGATCGTCCCGGCTTCTCCACGGCCGACGGCCTCCAGAACAGCAACTGCTCTTCCTTCGGCGTCGAGGGGTTCATGGACGGCACGTCCAACACCGCGATGTTCAGCGAGACCATGGTGGGCACCGGGCCGGTCGGCCGGGCGGTGACGATCGCCACCACGCGACGGAAGTCCACGTACCTGTTCCCCAGCGGCCTGAACATCCAGCCCAACCTGGGCGTGAACGGTGCCCAGCAGGCCATGCAGTTCGTCACCACCTGCCGCGCCCTCCCCGGGACCACGGCGGGATACGGCGGGCTCGCCCCGGCCCAGGGCAACTTCTGGATCTCGGGCCACATCGGCTCGACGTTCATCTACGACGCTTACAACCACTGGCTGACGCCCAATTCGGCCGGGTGCTACAACCAGGCCGACGGCAACACCGAAGGCTGGGGCAACCCCAACGACGGCATGCCCCCCAGCAGCAACCACCCCGGCGGCGTGAACGTCGCCTTCGCCGACGGCTCGGTCAAGTACATCAAGGACACCGTCAGCGTCCCCACCTGGTGGGCCCTCGGCACCCGGGCCGGCGGCGAGATCGTCAGCTCGGACGCCTACTGA